One window of Brevibacillus choshinensis genomic DNA carries:
- a CDS encoding RicAFT regulatory complex protein RicA family protein, whose product MEQTNVFTQKEILDKARELASMISRTNEVDFFKRAELQIKHNERVQELIDSLKQKQKQMVMFESINKPELLKKVEDEFNQMQDELDAIPIVNEFKQSQVDVNDLLQMVTNVITNTVSERIILDTGGNPLTGETGGGPEKKHDGGCCS is encoded by the coding sequence ATGGAACAAACCAATGTATTCACACAAAAAGAAATTCTAGACAAAGCTCGTGAACTGGCATCGATGATTTCCCGTACCAATGAAGTCGACTTTTTCAAACGCGCAGAGCTGCAGATCAAACACAACGAGCGCGTGCAAGAACTGATTGATTCCCTGAAACAAAAACAGAAGCAGATGGTCATGTTCGAGTCCATCAACAAGCCGGAACTTTTGAAAAAAGTGGAAGATGAATTCAATCAGATGCAAGATGAGCTGGATGCGATCCCGATTGTGAACGAGTTCAAGCAATCCCAAGTCGACGTAAATGACTTGCTGCAAATGGTCACCAACGTCATCACGAATACCGTCTCCGAGCGAATCATTTTGGACACAGGCGGCAATCCTCTGACTGGCGAAACAGGTGGCGGTCCCGAGAAAAAACACGACGGCGGTTGCTGCTCGTAA
- the cotE gene encoding outer spore coat protein CotE encodes MSGTDKDLQCRELIAKAVCGKGHKFSTTTHTIIPSQTPSTILGCWIINTNFQAEKVGDAVEVSGTYDANLWFSFANNTQTEVKRETVKFSVLVPLTFFDKNCRGDLEIVARAVEQPKCVKAELSGGGTITVKVESEFAVEIIGETKVCVVVCNSCDDKDFHVLGDYEENSDEFDDFDSATLLDELD; translated from the coding sequence ATGTCGGGTACAGACAAAGATCTACAGTGCCGGGAACTCATCGCGAAAGCTGTCTGCGGTAAAGGCCATAAATTCTCTACTACCACCCACACCATCATACCGTCGCAAACTCCTTCGACGATCCTCGGATGCTGGATTATAAACACGAACTTCCAGGCAGAGAAAGTCGGAGACGCGGTTGAAGTATCTGGTACGTATGACGCCAACCTGTGGTTCTCGTTTGCAAATAACACGCAAACCGAAGTCAAGCGGGAAACTGTCAAGTTCTCCGTACTCGTTCCGCTAACGTTCTTCGATAAAAACTGCAGAGGCGATCTTGAAATCGTTGCTCGAGCCGTGGAACAGCCGAAGTGTGTAAAAGCCGAGTTGAGTGGTGGAGGCACGATTACAGTCAAGGTTGAAAGCGAGTTTGCGGTCGAAATCATTGGAGAAACAAAGGTGTGCGTTGTTGTCTGCAATAGTTGCGATGACAAAGACTTCCATGTTCTTGGCGACTACGAAGAGAACAGCGACGAATTTGATGACTTTGATTCAGCCACATTGCTCGACGAGCTTGACTAA
- a CDS encoding putative amidoligase domain-containing protein: MLARNQKDVEVLQQMTANAKGAVDNLKRPDVGRWLLRLGGIPVTSGKNSLPGWRTYKISLYQEHVLEMVCSTESPQWLLQRMEDPAFDPVSLPSADPEVNLVKSMAARSLYAAGIDAGQVTIMAASAHRAKVVRVDPDWPMKSVDHYLMKARQWWEAKLATHTQELERMGADPEFALRKPDGGMALASDYLKVNGTVGCDTTRYREELAMHQHPVAELRPAPSEDPDDLFFHVFDALKLAAKKISNPKLEWLAGGMPFPGYPIGGHIHFAEMTPTFSLRRKLDAYLALPLVLIEDAGCHLRRKRYGFLGDVREKEYGFEYRTLPSWLVHPDVTRGLLHLARLVVTSLHQLQATPHLQLPLIKAYYRGEKGVLAPYVRQIWSELSELPGYVLSRIHLDRYFTYLLSREPWPASEDLRKIWGLV; the protein is encoded by the coding sequence ATGCTAGCACGCAATCAAAAGGATGTGGAAGTGCTGCAACAGATGACCGCCAACGCAAAGGGAGCCGTCGACAATTTGAAGCGTCCTGACGTGGGGCGATGGCTGCTTCGCCTCGGTGGTATACCAGTCACCTCGGGAAAAAACTCTCTTCCAGGCTGGCGCACTTACAAGATCAGCCTGTATCAGGAGCATGTTCTGGAAATGGTATGCAGTACAGAAAGTCCGCAGTGGTTGCTGCAGCGTATGGAAGACCCTGCTTTTGATCCGGTTAGTCTCCCTTCTGCAGATCCTGAGGTCAACCTCGTGAAAAGCATGGCTGCTCGAAGCCTCTATGCAGCAGGAATTGATGCAGGCCAAGTAACGATCATGGCTGCTTCTGCACATCGAGCGAAAGTCGTTCGAGTCGATCCGGATTGGCCTATGAAATCCGTAGATCACTATCTCATGAAGGCAAGACAATGGTGGGAAGCAAAACTCGCCACGCATACCCAAGAACTCGAGCGGATGGGGGCAGACCCGGAATTCGCCTTGCGAAAGCCTGACGGGGGAATGGCGCTGGCATCCGATTATTTAAAAGTGAACGGTACAGTCGGATGTGATACAACGAGGTATCGAGAAGAGCTCGCCATGCATCAGCATCCAGTGGCAGAGCTTCGACCGGCTCCGTCTGAAGATCCAGATGACCTCTTTTTCCATGTGTTCGATGCTCTAAAGCTGGCCGCGAAAAAAATAAGCAATCCCAAGCTTGAATGGCTGGCCGGGGGAATGCCTTTTCCTGGGTATCCGATAGGGGGACATATTCATTTTGCAGAAATGACGCCCACCTTTTCCCTTCGGCGTAAACTGGATGCTTATTTGGCATTGCCGCTAGTTCTGATTGAAGATGCCGGTTGCCACCTTCGGAGAAAGCGCTATGGCTTTTTAGGTGATGTCCGTGAAAAAGAATACGGCTTTGAATACCGAACATTACCTAGCTGGCTGGTCCATCCGGATGTGACTCGTGGTCTCTTGCATCTTGCTCGATTGGTTGTCACCTCTTTGCATCAACTACAAGCCACTCCTCATCTCCAGCTTCCCTTGATAAAAGCGTACTACCGAGGAGAAAAAGGCGTTTTGGCACCTTACGTACGGCAAATTTGGAGTGAGCTGTCAGAACTTCCGGGCTATGTGCTTTCTCGTATTCACTTGGATCGTTATTTTACTTACTTGCTTTCCCGAGAGCCTTGGCCTGCTTCGGAGGACTTGCGCAAGATATGGGGTCTGGTCTGA
- the mutS gene encoding DNA mismatch repair protein MutS, with product MTQYTPMIQQYLAIKKDYPDTFLFFRLGDFYELFFDDAVLASRELEITLTGREGGGDEKIPMCGVPHHAADGYIAELLKKGYKIAVCEQVEDPKEAKGVVRREVTRVVTPGTMMEGKWLTDKENNYMAAVAELDGRTGIAACDMSTGEMYVTSLPGKGETLLEEALQYRPKELVFCGLSSIPKTALPFSVLDVNEIDAFAVDTHYQEQAKDLDVVMRTAVNALLGYIGTTQKRSLAHMRLIKRYDARQHLQMDGFSRRNLELTETIRDKTKKGSLLWLLDRTETAMGGRLLRRWIERPLLRLQELQARLDAVEALKGDLLLRSDVRSCLDRVYDLERLAGRISYGNANARDLIQLRYSLEAVPELKSLLVETKSPVLEDLAAGMEDCADIVGFLQTALVDDPPISVREGGMIRTGYDEYLDKLHSASRDGKTWIAQLEQGEREATGIRSLKVGFNKVFGYYIEVSKSNIANVPTGRYERKQTLANAERYITPELKEREALILEAEEKMIELEYQLFSAVRSEVAQHIPRLQGLAERIASVDVLQSFATVSDERGYVRPELMESGEYEIVDGRHPVVEAVLEREKYVANDARMDQDNRQVLLITGPNMAGKSTYMRQIALITVMAQVGCFVPAKSAKLALVDQIFTRIGAADDLVGGHSTFMVEMLETKHALQKATAQSLILLDEIGRGTSTYDGMALAQAVIEYICQKIGAKTLFSTHYHELTSLQETMSGVVNVNARCEEREGKLLFLHKIEEGRADKSYGIHVAELAEMPVWVIERARNILAGLEAGSAGSGSADMQMSLEMLWSAPVAAVKEEPESLLTTEEAAIMADLRELDLNQTTPMDAMMKLFAWKQQLKKG from the coding sequence ATGACTCAATATACCCCGATGATTCAACAGTATCTGGCGATCAAAAAAGATTATCCGGATACTTTCTTATTTTTTCGCTTGGGCGACTTTTACGAACTGTTTTTTGATGACGCTGTTTTGGCATCCCGTGAACTGGAGATTACATTAACGGGGCGTGAAGGCGGTGGGGATGAAAAAATCCCTATGTGCGGTGTTCCTCATCATGCGGCAGACGGCTATATTGCGGAGTTGCTGAAAAAGGGTTACAAAATCGCGGTTTGTGAACAGGTGGAAGACCCGAAGGAAGCAAAAGGGGTAGTCAGACGAGAAGTGACTCGTGTGGTTACGCCAGGCACGATGATGGAAGGCAAATGGTTGACGGATAAGGAAAATAACTACATGGCTGCCGTGGCTGAGCTGGACGGTCGTACAGGGATAGCAGCCTGCGACATGAGTACGGGAGAGATGTATGTGACATCTCTCCCAGGAAAAGGCGAAACCTTGCTTGAAGAAGCGCTGCAATACCGTCCAAAAGAATTGGTATTTTGCGGCCTTTCCTCGATTCCGAAAACAGCCCTTCCCTTTTCTGTGTTGGACGTAAATGAGATCGACGCGTTCGCCGTCGACACCCACTATCAGGAGCAAGCAAAAGATTTGGATGTCGTCATGCGTACGGCAGTCAACGCCCTCCTCGGATACATAGGAACAACTCAAAAGCGTAGTCTCGCACACATGCGGCTGATCAAACGGTATGATGCCAGACAGCATTTGCAGATGGACGGTTTTTCGAGGCGAAACCTAGAGTTGACCGAGACGATTCGGGACAAGACCAAGAAGGGCTCCTTACTCTGGTTGTTAGACAGGACCGAGACAGCGATGGGTGGTCGATTGTTACGCAGATGGATCGAACGACCGTTACTTCGTTTACAGGAGCTGCAAGCCAGACTCGATGCCGTCGAAGCACTGAAAGGAGATCTGCTGTTGCGTTCTGATGTACGTAGCTGCCTGGATCGTGTCTACGATTTAGAACGGTTGGCTGGCCGTATTTCATACGGAAATGCGAACGCACGAGACCTCATTCAATTGCGGTATTCGCTAGAGGCAGTTCCAGAGCTGAAGAGCTTGCTGGTTGAGACGAAATCCCCAGTACTGGAGGATCTCGCGGCTGGTATGGAAGATTGCGCAGATATCGTCGGTTTCTTGCAAACGGCCTTGGTCGATGATCCGCCTATTTCCGTTCGGGAAGGCGGCATGATCCGGACTGGGTATGATGAGTACCTGGACAAGCTTCATTCGGCTAGTCGCGATGGAAAGACGTGGATTGCGCAGCTCGAACAGGGTGAGCGTGAAGCGACTGGCATTCGTTCGTTAAAGGTAGGCTTCAACAAAGTCTTTGGCTACTACATCGAAGTGTCCAAGTCGAATATCGCCAACGTTCCAACCGGACGATACGAGCGAAAACAGACTCTCGCAAACGCTGAGCGCTATATCACACCAGAATTGAAAGAGCGTGAAGCGCTGATTTTGGAAGCGGAAGAAAAAATGATCGAGCTGGAATATCAGTTGTTTTCCGCTGTTCGCTCAGAGGTGGCGCAGCACATTCCTCGCTTGCAGGGCCTGGCTGAACGAATTGCGTCGGTCGATGTTCTACAATCATTTGCAACAGTGAGTGATGAGCGGGGATATGTGCGGCCTGAACTGATGGAGTCTGGCGAGTATGAGATAGTAGATGGCCGTCATCCAGTGGTCGAAGCTGTACTGGAGCGGGAAAAATACGTAGCGAATGACGCACGTATGGATCAGGACAATCGGCAGGTTCTGCTGATTACAGGTCCGAATATGGCAGGGAAGAGCACGTACATGCGGCAAATTGCTCTGATTACCGTGATGGCGCAGGTAGGGTGCTTCGTTCCAGCCAAGTCTGCAAAGCTGGCACTCGTCGATCAAATTTTCACCCGGATCGGTGCAGCGGATGACCTGGTTGGCGGACACAGTACATTCATGGTAGAGATGTTGGAAACGAAGCATGCTCTGCAAAAGGCGACAGCTCAAAGCTTGATTTTGCTGGATGAAATCGGACGAGGCACGTCTACGTACGATGGGATGGCGCTTGCACAAGCGGTCATCGAGTACATTTGCCAAAAAATCGGGGCCAAGACACTCTTTTCTACGCACTATCATGAATTGACGAGTCTGCAAGAGACGATGAGCGGTGTAGTAAACGTCAATGCCCGGTGCGAAGAGCGTGAGGGAAAACTATTGTTCCTGCACAAAATCGAGGAAGGCAGAGCCGATAAGAGCTACGGCATTCATGTGGCTGAATTGGCTGAAATGCCGGTTTGGGTTATCGAACGGGCTCGAAATATTCTTGCCGGTTTGGAAGCGGGAAGTGCAGGATCTGGGTCAGCGGATATGCAAATGTCGTTGGAAATGCTTTGGTCAGCTCCAGTGGCTGCTGTAAAAGAAGAACCGGAATCACTCCTCACCACCGAGGAAGCAGCGATTATGGCTGACTTACGCGAGCTCGACCTGAATCAAACTACACCAATGGATGCCATGATGAAGCTGTTTGCATGGAAACAACAGCTGAAAAAAGGGTAG